TGAGGGCAGTACTGTTAATAGGCGGTTTTATAGTATTAATTAGCGGATTTGTTGCACGAAATAAAATACATTTAGAATTAACATCTTAAAAAAACAAAAGACTATCTATATGATCTAATGAAATAAAAAATATAAGTTCATTAAATGTTTTATTTTTTATAATAATAGTCTTTAGAAGTCATTTATTGTATAATAGATATTAATTTAAGACTTAAGATAGTATATAAAAAAGAAAGTGGGAAATCTATATGGAATTTTCAACTCAAGGTGAAAGGCTAAAGAAAATTAGGAAAATGCTTAAGATGAAACAAAGAGAACTACAGGATAAAAACATTACCAGAGGTTTTATAAGCATGATTGAAAGTGGTAGAAGCACCATGAGCAAAGAAACAGCTTCTGCCATTGCAAAGAAACTTAATAAAAGAGCCAAAGAAATTGGCATAAATCTAAATATAGATGGTAAATACCTTTTAATGACACCTGCTGAAGAAGCCGAATACTATTGTATCCAAAAATTAAAAGAGATTAACAATGAAGAGGATTTAAGCAAAGTAAATGGATTACTTGAAATTGCAGAAAAATACGGAAGAAAGCGAGTAAACGCACTGATAAGCATTAAAATTGGCGACATAATGTATAATGCAAATAAATATATAGATGCAATACTAAACTACAACAAAGCTCTTGAACTATTGATGATGTATGGATTCAAGGAACAAATACCATACGTTTATAACATGTTAGGCGTTTGCAAGATGAATATAACCGATTATGCAGAAGCAATATTTTACTTTGATAAAGCCATGAGTTTTGCTGATGAAATAAACGATAAAAGTATAAGAAATAAAGCGATTTATAATATTTCATTATGTTATAAACACATTGGCAAATATGATGTTGCAATAGAATATGTTGAGAAATTTCTTAAAGATTGTAATAAATCCCATGAACTTATTAACTATATTTATGCAAGTTCTATAAAAGCTAATTGCTTTAGGGCGATGGGGTTTCTTGAAAAATCTTTAGACGTATATAAAAATTTACTAAACGATGTTAATGATGAAGATTCAATAGCAGGATTTATTTACAGCAATATTGGCGAAATTTATGGAGATCTAAATGATTATGAAAAGTCTTTAGAGTATCTTCATAAAGCAGAGAAAATAAGGCGCAGCAAAGATGAAAAATCATTGTCCCATACACTTATTGAAAAAGCCAATGTGTTGTTTAAAATAGGAAATATCAAAGAATCTATAAGACTCATGGAAGAAGGCATTTCGACAGCTAATAAAAACAATGACATAAAATACATTATAATAGGAAATTACAGATTGGCTGATATTTATAAGCAATTAAACGATAGAGAAAAAGCAATAAACACATACAATAAAATATTGGAAGTCGCCAAAAATATAAACAGCATAAAAGAATTGCTAAAAATTCATATAAAGCTATCCATATTGTATTTAGAAGATGATAATGTAGACAAGTGTAAAAATCATTTGAGTAAGGCTGATAAAATTGTAGAATCAGTGAGACCGTAATATGTACAAATATTTTGAGGGGATAAATTTAAAATATGTCTCCTGAAATTCAGTTATATCAGGCAACAGAAGTTGCCGAAAATACTTATAAATATTAAAGGAGAAAGAAATGAATATTTTTTGCAATGTGCAATCTTTTTCTATTAATCTTCTATCAATCGGATATTTTTATAAAGCATCGTTGACTTTGTGATATCATCGCTGCGCAGAGAGAATTGGGGGATTGATTGTGAAGAGAAAAATAATATTTTAAGGATGTGAAATAAGATGATAAAATAAATAAGCAATTTGTCTTTGTTTGGTTTGCTGAATTAACATCTATTCTTGGATGTGGTTTAACAGACTTTGGACTAAGTGTATGGATATATGAGAAAACAGGCAAAGCTACACCATTGGCTATTTCTATTCTTTTTTCAGTATTGCCTGCAATATTTCTTTCGCAGATTGCAGGTTTTGTTGCTGATAAGTTTAATACAAAAAGGGTAGTTATATTCTTTAATACAGGAGCTGCTATTGTGTCTTTCGCTTTTATTTTTCTTTTAAGAAATAACTATTTTAACTTATTTGTTACTTACATAATTATTTTGTTGATTGCAGCATTTAATCTGTTTGAGAGTGCTGCCGTGCAATCGTCAATTGTGTACATTGTAGACAAAGAAAATCCGAAAACAGCTAATGGTATGAATCAAGTAAGTGATTCCTTAAATAATTTATTGACACCTGTAATTGCAGGTATTTTATATACATTTATAGGATTACAGGGAACCATTATAATTGATCTGGTGACATATGTCATCTCAATGGCTATCTGGCTCATTTTCCCTGCAAAAATATTTAATAAGGAATTTGAGAGTGAAAAGGCGAGGGAAGGCAAATGGAATTGGAATCAATTTATTAATAATTTGAATGATGGTTTTAAATTTATTTTTGCAAGAAAAGGACTTACATTATTGGTATTTCTCTTTGCAATTGCTAATTTCCTGAATAATCTTGCTGTTGTACACATTATTCCTTTAATGCTTTCAATTGGAAACAGCACTCAATTAGGTATTGTTCAGACATTTGGCGGAATTGGCATGTTTATTGGTAGTTTCATTGCCACATTACATAAAAGTGATGCTTCCTACACAAAAACGATAAAGAGCTGTATTCTTAGTGCGTCAGTTTTCTTACTTTTAATAGGAATTCGGGCATCGTTTATTGCCGTATCGCTTTGCAGGATGCTATTTTTGCTATTTATTCCGATTTCAAATGTGGCTGCGGGGACACTTTGGCAGTTAAAAACGCCTAAGGAACTGCAAGGACGTGTTTATACAGCAAGATCCATGATTATTCGTTGTATTATGCCTGTGGCATATCTTATTGTAGGTCCTATTACAGATGTTGGCTTCAAAAACCTTCTTACTGTAGACAACAGATTCATTATTGTTATTAAGAATCTATTAGGTGTAAGTGCGTTGAATTATCGATTGGTATTTATTCTATCTGGAATTACATTGTTTATTGTTGCATATTCCTTTTTTAAAAATAAATCTTTATCGTATATAGATAAATTGCCAGATTATGCAAAATAAAATCATCTTGTTAAACTAAATTTGATTATTGATATAAAACTAATGATAGATTTTTGGGATAAAACACTGTAAAAGACTGCTATGAAGATTGCTAATGATTTGTTAATTATATGCTAATGCAGAATTCAAATAGTTGTACAAAACAAAATATAAAAGTAGTAAACGTATGAAAACAGTCGGACATGGTAAAATAATTTCCACATGTTAAACTTCTTTTGTGGAAGATACTGCAAATAAATTAGGCATAATACCAAGAACCGTTCTTCAAGAAATTCAAATAGCCGAAAAAAGGTGGCAAAGTTAAAGAAATAATTGAAAAACATACCTATACACCAAAACAGACTTACTTGAACAGCAAGAATAGGCGACAGTACAAAATAAAAAGGTTACAAAAAAAAATATTGCAAACAAGTTGATAATAATATGATCCAATTTAAAACCGTAATCAAAAATGGTATATGCCATAGAGCATATACCTTCAAATATGCTTTCTTACTGATGCACCCGACAGGATTTGAATCTGTGTTTTTTTGAATAGTATTACAGGAATAACAATAATTGATAATATGAATTCAAAAACTAAATGTACAATAATTTTTTACCAAAATCATTTTTCTCATCAATAATTTTCATCCCTTTCATTCCGTTCAGATAACAAAAGGTTCATTTTTACTTATAATTTCACTCACGTACATAATTAAAAGCACCATGCAATTTAAAGATGTTAATTATTACTTTCAACAAATCTTTTTAATTCTGTTTCAGATATGCGCCATAAATCACCTACTTTGATAGCTTTAAGTTTACCTTCACGTATCCACTTGTAAACGGTATTTATTTTTACTTTAAATTTTTCCGCTATCTCCTGCGGCGTATAGTAATTATCCATAGTATCACCTCTGTAATAGTATATTAGCATAAATAATAGTAGGTATCAATAGAAATTAAAAAATTTTCAAAAAAATATATTGACTTCATAAATAAATCGTATTATATTAAATAATGATAAATAATATTAAATACCATTATATAATATCAAATAATATTATAGTATTGGAGGTAATAGAAATGAAAAATAAAATTTATAGATGATATAAATTCATTAACAAAAAAATTTGTAATTTATGATAAAACCATAAAAATAATTTGGATATTTAAAAGATTAAAAATACTATAGAAAAATTACAGATAAATTTCTAAGGAGGTTTTGTATATGAGGCAACGTGGAAGTATTAGAGAAATGTGTGAAGGAAGATTTCGCATAGCAATATATCTAGGTATTGATACTAATGGAAAACGCAAATATTATTATGAAACAATACATTGCAGCAACAAGAAAGAGGCGCAAAAATATTTAACACAAAAATTGAACGAGATAGACAATGGCGCTTTTATCAAACCTGTAAATATGACATTAAGAGAATACCTTGACGAATGGGAAGAAAATACTTTAAAAGCACGTGTAAGGCCAAAAACATATAAAAGCTATAAACAGCTTATAGAACTTTATATTAAGCCTCATTTGGAAAATTTTAAAATTAAAGATATAAACTCTCTACTAATACAAAATATGTACACAGCTATGATAACCAAAGGTCTTTCACCAAGAACTGTCAGATCTACACATACAGTTTTAAAAAATGCATTAAATCAGGCTATTAAATGGCAGATAATGAAAACTAATCCATGTGACAATGTCGATCTACCAAAGCAAGCACGATGAGAAATGAAAGTGTTAACGCCAGAGCAAGCCAAAAAGTTTTTAGAAGCTTGTGCTTATAACAGATGGGGTGTATTGTTTGAACTACTTTTAACATCAGGTATGAGACCAGAAGAAGCACTTGGTCTTAAATGGGAAGATGTAGATTTCAAAAATAATCGTATCCACGTTAAAAGAGTCTTAACAAGGACAAAAGAAGGATGGAATCTTGAAGAACCAAAAACATCAAAAAGTAGAAGAACCATACCTCTTCCAAAAGAAGTAATAAAAAGTCTCAAAGAACATAAGAAAAATCAGGCTGAA
This portion of the Thermoanaerobacterium sp. RBIITD genome encodes:
- a CDS encoding helix-turn-helix domain-containing protein encodes the protein MEFSTQGERLKKIRKMLKMKQRELQDKNITRGFISMIESGRSTMSKETASAIAKKLNKRAKEIGINLNIDGKYLLMTPAEEAEYYCIQKLKEINNEEDLSKVNGLLEIAEKYGRKRVNALISIKIGDIMYNANKYIDAILNYNKALELLMMYGFKEQIPYVYNMLGVCKMNITDYAEAIFYFDKAMSFADEINDKSIRNKAIYNISLCYKHIGKYDVAIEYVEKFLKDCNKSHELINYIYASSIKANCFRAMGFLEKSLDVYKNLLNDVNDEDSIAGFIYSNIGEIYGDLNDYEKSLEYLHKAEKIRRSKDEKSLSHTLIEKANVLFKIGNIKESIRLMEEGISTANKNNDIKYIIIGNYRLADIYKQLNDREKAINTYNKILEVAKNINSIKELLKIHIKLSILYLEDDNVDKCKNHLSKADKIVESVRP
- a CDS encoding MFS transporter — its product is MNKQFVFVWFAELTSILGCGLTDFGLSVWIYEKTGKATPLAISILFSVLPAIFLSQIAGFVADKFNTKRVVIFFNTGAAIVSFAFIFLLRNNYFNLFVTYIIILLIAAFNLFESAAVQSSIVYIVDKENPKTANGMNQVSDSLNNLLTPVIAGILYTFIGLQGTIIIDLVTYVISMAIWLIFPAKIFNKEFESEKAREGKWNWNQFINNLNDGFKFIFARKGLTLLVFLFAIANFLNNLAVVHIIPLMLSIGNSTQLGIVQTFGGIGMFIGSFIATLHKSDASYTKTIKSCILSASVFLLLIGIRASFIAVSLCRMLFLLFIPISNVAAGTLWQLKTPKELQGRVYTARSMIIRCIMPVAYLIVGPITDVGFKNLLTVDNRFIIVIKNLLGVSALNYRLVFILSGITLFIVAYSFFKNKSLSYIDKLPDYAK
- a CDS encoding helix-turn-helix domain-containing protein, with product MDNYYTPQEIAEKFKVKINTVYKWIREGKLKAIKVGDLWRISETELKRFVESNN
- a CDS encoding N-terminal phage integrase SAM-like domain-containing protein encodes the protein MRQRGSIREMCEGRFRIAIYLGIDTNGKRKYYYETIHCSNKKEAQKYLTQKLNEIDNGAFIKPVNMTLREYLDEWEENTLKARVRPKTYKSYKQLIELYIKPHLENFKIKDINSLLIQNMYTAMITKGLSPRTVRSTHTVLKNALNQAIKWQIMKTNPCDNVDLPKQAR
- a CDS encoding site-specific integrase, yielding MKVLTPEQAKKFLEACAYNRWGVLFELLLTSGMRPEEALGLKWEDVDFKNNRIHVKRVLTRTKEGWNLEEPKTSKSRRTIPLPKEVIKSLKEHKKNQAEEKLKAKETLNYDKDKEKFTSEELKEKLNDPKIYVDYGFVFASQNGSPLEERNVSRYFKELLKKENLPDIRLYDLRHTCATLLLAAGENPKVVKIQK